The DNA sequence GTAGCTAATAAAATTGGAACCATTCAATCTATTGGTGAAAAATTGTACACAGATTATATCATCCCATTTGAAGTTGCTGGATTTTTATTACTGGCAGCTACAATTGGGGCAATAATTCTTGCTAAGAAAAAATTTGAATAAAGGATTTTTAAAACTATGTCGTCAATACCAATTGAATATTATCTAATACTCAGTGCATTTATGTTTATAGTAGGTGTAACAGGTGTGTTAATCAGAAGGAATGCAATAGTTGTTTTTATGTGTATAGAATTAATGTTAAACTCAGCAAATCTGGCACTGGTAACTTTTTCGTCATACATTGGAAATCCAATAGGTCAGGTATTTGTATTTTTTGTTATGACTGTAGCTGCTGCCGAAGCAGCAGTTGGTTTAGCCATTATTATTGCAATTTTTAGAAATAAACTTACTGTTAACATTGACGAAATAAATATTTTTAAGTGGTAATTAAGAATGATTAATTATATCTATTTAGCTATAATTCTACCTTTAGCTGGTTTTTTAATTAATGGTCTATTTGGTAGAAAAATTAAAAGTGAATTAATAATTGGATTAATTGGAAGTTTAACAGTAGGATTTTCATTTATAATTTCTTTGCTGGCATTTGTAGAAACTATATCACTTCCAGTAAATCAAAGATCAAATGTAGTTGAATTATTTACCTGGCTTTCTGTTGCTGGATTAAATATAAAATTTGGTTATCTCGTTGATCAGCTTTCGCTAACTATGTCTTTAATAGTTACTGGAGTTGGATTTTTAATTCATGTTTATTCAATTGGATATATGCATGGTGATAAAGGTTTCTGGAAATTTTTTGCATACTTAAATTTATTCATCTTTGCAATGATGAATTTAGTATTAGGAGATAATTTTGTTGTTTTGTTTTTAGGATGGGAAGGCGTTGGTCTTTGTTCATATTTATTAATTGGATTCTGGTACGATAAGAAATTTGAAAAAAGTACTACAGCAGATGCAGCTAAGAAAGCTTTTATAGTCAATAGAATTGGTGATTTTGGTTTCTTACTTGGAATGTTTTTGATTTATTATACATTTGATTCACTTAATTTCAATGAAGTATTTTCTAAAGCTCAAACACTTTCAATAAGTGAAGCTACTTATAGTTTTATTGCATTATTTTTATTTATTGGAGCCACTGGAAAATCTGCACAAATTCCTTTGTATGTCTGGTTACCAGATGCAATGGCAGGTCCAACACCAGTCTCTGCTTTAATTCATGCAGCAACAATGGTTACTGCTGGTGTTTACATGGTTTCGAGAGCTTCTATATTATTTGCTTCTGCACCAGTAGTAATGTTGATAGTCGCCATAATAGGAGTATTCACAGCTTTATTTGCAGCAACAATTGGTCTTGTTCAAAACGATATTAAAAAGATTTTAGCTTATTCAACAATAAGCCAACTTGGTTATATGTTTTTGGCTGCAGGTGTGGGAGCTTTTAGTGCATCTATTTTTCATGTTATGACTCATGCTTTTTTCAAAGCTCTTCTTTTTTTAGGTGCTGGTTCTGTAATTCATAGCATGCACGAAGAACAAAATATTCAAAATTATGGTGGCCTTAAAAAGTATATGCCAAAAACTTATTTGACATTTTTAATTGCCGCACTTGCTATTTCAGGTTTTCCAGGTTTATCAGGATTTTTTAGCAAAGATGAAATTTTATGGTATTCGTTTATAAATGGTGGATTTGTTTTATGGTTGGTTGGTGCTTTTACTGCTATGCTAACTGCATTTTATATTTTTAGATTATTTTCTCTTACATTTCTTGGTCAAGAAAGATTTGATCATCATAAAATTCATCCACACGAATCGCCATCTGTTATGACAATTCCATTAATTATACTTGCAGTTTTATCTGTTATTGGTGGTTATGTTGGAATCCCTGAAGTATTTTCTGGTGAAAATGGAAATTTATTCGAAAGCTGGCTGGCTCCAATTTATGAGCCTGCAGAAAGATTATTATTAATGCATTCAGAAACTTATTCTCATACACTGGAAATTATTTTAATGTTTGTGTCTGTAGTACTTGCTTTAAGTGCAATCTATTTTGCTATTCATGTTTATACAAAGAATAGAACAATAGCAGAAAACTTATCAAACAATTTTAAAAAGCTTTATAATCTATTATTAAATAAATACTATGTAGATGAAATTTATGATGCAGCAATTGTAAATCCAATTAAAATAGGTTCAGAAAAAGTTTTATGGAAATTTACTGATGCATTTATAATTGATGGAATAGTAAATGGCGTTGCCAGAATTATTGGATTAGTTTCTGGATTTATTAGAAAAATTCAAACTGGAGTTGCTCAATTTTATGCTCTTGTAATCGTTGCAGGCATTGCATTAATTCTTTTCTGGGTAATATTGAGTATTAATTAAATGTATTTATTCATAAATTTTTGAACATTAAAATTATATGCAGGAAAATTTAATTCTTACATATTTACTTCTTATTCCAATCATTGGAAGTTTAATTGTTCTTTTTTTATCAGAAGAACAAAAAAAAATTATAAGGTGGTTTGGATTAATAATTTCAACTATTGCCTTCTTGATTTCTTTATATGCTTATTTTCAATATAATTCTTCAGACTCCCAATTTCAGTTAGTCCATAAGATTTTGTGGATAAAGAGTTTAAATATTAGCTATCATGTTGGTGTAGATGGTATTTCTTTAATCTTAATTTTACTTACAACTTTTATTACACCATTAACACTTCTCTCTACATGGAAAGCTATTGATAAAAATGTTAAGATGTTTACTTTCTCAATGTTATTACTCGAAGCTGGAATGCTCGGCGTATTTATGTCTTTGGATGTTTTTCTATTTTATATTTTCTGGGAAGCAATGTTAATACCAATGTATTTTATAATAGGAATATGGGGTGGCGAAAGAAGAATATATGCATCAATAAAATTTTTCTTATACACAATGTTTGGAAGTTTATTGATGCTTGTAGCAATTATTTGGTTAGCTGTATATGCATCAAATCAATCAGGATCGTTTACAACTAATTTATTGGATTTATATAAAATTGGTCCTACAATACCTTTTGAAATTCAAAAATGGATGTTTCTTGCTTTCTTTCTAAGTTTTGCAATAAAAGTTCCAGTATTTCCTTTTCATACCTGGTTACCTGATGCACATGTTGAAGCACCTACAGCTGGTTCTGTTATATTAGCAGGTGTGTTATTAAAAATGGGGACTTATGGATTAATTCGTTTTTGTCTTCCTCTTTTTCCTCAATCATCTGTCCATTATGCATCGATTATTTCTATTCTTGCAATCATTGGAATTATCTATGGAGCATTGGTTTCGATGGTTCAACCTGATATGAAAAAACTTGTTGCTTATTCGTCGGTTTCACATCTTGGTTTTGTAGTGCTTGGAATTTTTGCTATGACTATTGAATCGATGCAGGGTGCAATAATTCAAATGATAAATCATGGCTTATCCACTGGAGCTTTATTCCTTTTAGTTGGTGTTTTGTACGAAAGAACTCATCATCGTGAAATTGAATACTATGGTGGTATTGCTAAAATAGTTCCACTGTATTCAACAATACTTATGATTGTTTTATTATCATCAATTGGATTACCTGGATTGAATGGATTTGTTGGTGAGTTTTTAATTCTGCTTGGCTCATTTAAATCAAATGTTCTTAACAGCTGGTGGTATACTGTTTTTGCAGCATCAGGAGTTATTTTTGCTGCTGTTTATTTATTATGGATGTATCAGAGAGTTGTTTTTGGTGAAATAAAAAATCTTAATCTTAAAAATGAACTTACTGATATGAATAATCGAGAATTACTGATTCTAATTCCTATTTTAATATTTATTGTGTGGATTGGAATTTATCCAACAACTTTTTTGAAATTAACTGAAGTTTCTGCACAATCAATTTTGCAGAATGTAAGCAATAATACTTTTTATTTTTTGAAATAAATTTTGAAATGAGTTAATATGCCAGCAAGTATTTCTGAATATTCAATGATAATGCCTTTTATAATTATAGGCATTTTAATTTTACTATCAATAGTTATAGAAATTAGTTCAAAGAAAAGTGAAATAATCATTCCCTGGTTATCGATATTAACTTTTTTCATAATTGCTCTTTATTCTTTATTAAATATAAATCAAAATGAAATACTATTTAATGGAATGCTCGAAGTAGGTGGCAAAGCTGCTATTTTTAATTTTATTTTCAACTTAGGGGCTTTACTGGTTACAATTAATTCTATTGATTATATAAAAAAATATGGTTCATATTATGGTGAATATTATATATTGATTCAATCTTCTGTTTTAGGTATGATGATAATGGCTGGTGCTGGCGATTTAATTATGATTTTTTTGGGTCTGGAATTAATGTCGATATGCTTCTATGTTCTTGCTGGAATTAATAGAAAAAAATTATTTGCTAACGAAGCATCTATGAAATATTTCTTGCTTGGTGCATTTGCAACTGGATTTATTGTTTATGGAATTGCTTTAATTTATGGTATTAGTGGTACAACAAATTTATCGAGTATAATGACAAATTTTTCTTCACTTATTTCCAATATAATTTTTATTACAGGCTTCGTTCTATTTTTAGTTGGATTTAGTTTTAAGATTGCAGCTGTACCTTTTCATATGTGGGTTCCAGATGTTTATCAGGGTTCTGCTACAACAGTAACAGGATTGATGTCAACTATTGGAAAAAGTGCTGCATTTAGTGTTTTAATTCTATCTCTTACAGCAATTATTGCTTTTAAGACACCAAATAATTTCCGTAATTATTTTGCTGTAATATCAACTCTTTCGATGCTTGCTGGAAGTATTATTGCAATATCTCAAAACAATCTCAAAAGAATGTTAGCATATTCTTCGATTGCACATGCTGGTTATATGTCAATAGGTCTGGCAGCTGGAAATATTACCAGTATTGCTGGAATTATTTTCTACCTTGCTGCTTATACTTTTATTAATCTTGGTGCTTTTGGAATTATTTCGATTGTTGAAGGAGAAGATGATTCAAGAACAGATCTGGATTCATTTACTGGATTGAATTCTAAAAATCCATTACTTGCTGCATTAATGTCTTTATTTATGTTTGCTTTAGCAGGAATTCCTCCATTAGCTGGATTTTTTGGGAAGTATTATGTTTTTGTTGGTGCTATAGAAAGTGGATTAACCTGGTTAGCAATTATTGGAGTCCTTGCAAGTGTAATAAGTGTTTATTTTTATTTGCGTGTAGTTGTTCTCATGTATTTTAAAGAACCTGCCCATAATTTTAATATAACCTTATCACCATACAGTTTAGCTTCAGTAATTATTTGTAGTGTGCTTGTAATAATATTCGGTTTAGTTCCAGATTTATTAATGAATTTAATAACTTCGGTTGTTTATTAATTTATTCATGTTTAATAAAATTTTTTCTTAACTTACTTTTAGTATTTAGTTCTGCTTTTTAAAAAAGCTTTAATTAAAAGTTTATAAACAAAAAATGATACCATTATATACATCAAAACAAGTTCGCGAAGCAGATAATTATGCTATAAATGTTCTGGGAATTCCGAGTATTGTATTAATGGAAAATGCTGCACGAAGTATATTTAGTGCTATAATTGAAAACGGAAATGAATTTATTAATAATAAAACAATCGGGATTGTTTGTGGAAAAGGGAATAATGGTGGAGATGGATTTGCAGTTGCAAGACATTTTATAATTAATGGATTTAATGTTTATGTTATTTCACTTGGCTCAGAAGAAGAATTAAAAGGAGATGCATTAATTAATTTCAGAATCACAAAAAATTTATTGAATGAATATCCTCAATTAAAGTTAATAATATATCAGAACATTAAAGATTTATTGATACTTGATAATTGTGAAATTATTATAGATGCAATGCTTGGAACTGGAAGTCGTGGTAGTTTATCAGAACCATATAAAGAAATTGTAGAATATTTGAATGAGTTGAATGCTTTTCGTGTTGCTGTAGATTTACCAACAGGTTTGGATTTAGAAACTTCAACCGGTGAAATT is a window from the Rosettibacter firmus genome containing:
- the nuoK gene encoding NADH-quinone oxidoreductase subunit NuoK, with amino-acid sequence MSSIPIEYYLILSAFMFIVGVTGVLIRRNAIVVFMCIELMLNSANLALVTFSSYIGNPIGQVFVFFVMTVAAAEAAVGLAIIIAIFRNKLTVNIDEINIFKW
- the nuoL gene encoding NADH-quinone oxidoreductase subunit L, whose translation is MINYIYLAIILPLAGFLINGLFGRKIKSELIIGLIGSLTVGFSFIISLLAFVETISLPVNQRSNVVELFTWLSVAGLNIKFGYLVDQLSLTMSLIVTGVGFLIHVYSIGYMHGDKGFWKFFAYLNLFIFAMMNLVLGDNFVVLFLGWEGVGLCSYLLIGFWYDKKFEKSTTADAAKKAFIVNRIGDFGFLLGMFLIYYTFDSLNFNEVFSKAQTLSISEATYSFIALFLFIGATGKSAQIPLYVWLPDAMAGPTPVSALIHAATMVTAGVYMVSRASILFASAPVVMLIVAIIGVFTALFAATIGLVQNDIKKILAYSTISQLGYMFLAAGVGAFSASIFHVMTHAFFKALLFLGAGSVIHSMHEEQNIQNYGGLKKYMPKTYLTFLIAALAISGFPGLSGFFSKDEILWYSFINGGFVLWLVGAFTAMLTAFYIFRLFSLTFLGQERFDHHKIHPHESPSVMTIPLIILAVLSVIGGYVGIPEVFSGENGNLFESWLAPIYEPAERLLLMHSETYSHTLEIILMFVSVVLALSAIYFAIHVYTKNRTIAENLSNNFKKLYNLLLNKYYVDEIYDAAIVNPIKIGSEKVLWKFTDAFIIDGIVNGVARIIGLVSGFIRKIQTGVAQFYALVIVAGIALILFWVILSIN
- a CDS encoding NADH-quinone oxidoreductase subunit M → MQENLILTYLLLIPIIGSLIVLFLSEEQKKIIRWFGLIISTIAFLISLYAYFQYNSSDSQFQLVHKILWIKSLNISYHVGVDGISLILILLTTFITPLTLLSTWKAIDKNVKMFTFSMLLLEAGMLGVFMSLDVFLFYIFWEAMLIPMYFIIGIWGGERRIYASIKFFLYTMFGSLLMLVAIIWLAVYASNQSGSFTTNLLDLYKIGPTIPFEIQKWMFLAFFLSFAIKVPVFPFHTWLPDAHVEAPTAGSVILAGVLLKMGTYGLIRFCLPLFPQSSVHYASIISILAIIGIIYGALVSMVQPDMKKLVAYSSVSHLGFVVLGIFAMTIESMQGAIIQMINHGLSTGALFLLVGVLYERTHHREIEYYGGIAKIVPLYSTILMIVLLSSIGLPGLNGFVGEFLILLGSFKSNVLNSWWYTVFAASGVIFAAVYLLWMYQRVVFGEIKNLNLKNELTDMNNRELLILIPILIFIVWIGIYPTTFLKLTEVSAQSILQNVSNNTFYFLK
- a CDS encoding NADH-quinone oxidoreductase subunit N encodes the protein MPASISEYSMIMPFIIIGILILLSIVIEISSKKSEIIIPWLSILTFFIIALYSLLNINQNEILFNGMLEVGGKAAIFNFIFNLGALLVTINSIDYIKKYGSYYGEYYILIQSSVLGMMIMAGAGDLIMIFLGLELMSICFYVLAGINRKKLFANEASMKYFLLGAFATGFIVYGIALIYGISGTTNLSSIMTNFSSLISNIIFITGFVLFLVGFSFKIAAVPFHMWVPDVYQGSATTVTGLMSTIGKSAAFSVLILSLTAIIAFKTPNNFRNYFAVISTLSMLAGSIIAISQNNLKRMLAYSSIAHAGYMSIGLAAGNITSIAGIIFYLAAYTFINLGAFGIISIVEGEDDSRTDLDSFTGLNSKNPLLAALMSLFMFALAGIPPLAGFFGKYYVFVGAIESGLTWLAIIGVLASVISVYFYLRVVVLMYFKEPAHNFNITLSPYSLASVIICSVLVIIFGLVPDLLMNLITSVVY